The window GCTGATCAGTTACATAAGCAGGCGCTGTCTCGTATAAGCAAGCATGCCTGGTAATCTGTATACCTGATTGCTTCATTAGGTGCAGTGCTTCGTCAAAATTATGAAGTCTATTTCCCACATTACTTCCCAAAGCAATAATAACTTCCTGCTCGGGGGAATGAACTTCCACTACACAGTCCGGGGACGAATGGATAGAGCAAATGCTCCGTGCTGCAAACAACATCGAAAAAGAATATCTATTAATcaatcgatcaatcactctgtgTCTACACCTTAATCATAAGACTTATTGAGCATCAGCTCTATGAATCCTCCACGTACATTATGTGCTACAGCCAAACCTCTCTATAACGgcatcatcaacaacaaactcATTGTAGTCCCAAAAAGTGCGGTTGGGAGAGGGTAGAGTATACCCCACACCTTACCCCTACCGCAGAGGCAGAGAGGCTGCTCTCTACAACAGCATCTTTTGTCTAAATATTTGTTGGCTGCTATAGTGAAGTGCTGTTATAGAGAACATATAACAGAACACAACATGAAAAATTCGGTTCCAAAAAAAGCTTGGTCGTTATAGTGAAATGTCGTTATAGATAAATGACTGTTATAGAGAGTATGGCTATATTAAGGTCCATTTTATCTCAAATTTTaagattcaaaaagaaaaatttagagAAGGGCTTCTACATCCATCAAGATTCAACAAAACCCCTCAATCAAATGGTGAAATGAGAAGCTTAAACCCATCAGAACAGCCAAAAGCTCAACAAGTAACTTCAGACATTATCCAAAGTAAAATCAGAAACATGACTTTGTAAATTCTTTAAAAGAGTTAACAGTCAAAAATACGCCTAAAGTATCCTTTTCTTGAGCATCATaccctatgttgctcggactcttcaaaaatgttgacgGGTGCTTGTCGAATCCtcccaaaatagtgtatttttgaaggatccgacacggctGCGGCAACATTTTGGATAGTCTGAGCAACTTAGGTCATACCTGAACTATGTGTGCGAGTTTCCTAACTcaactatcaccaactatttatcaaaacatacCTCGACTATCAATTATTCACTTTTCCTACCTGAACGATGGcgatattttactttttgtactAAATAGTATTCCATTAATGCCATTAATTGCACATACCAATTACATCAGAATCATATAAAGATTGTAACTTTATTACTGACAGAGCATATAAAGATAGATAAAACTCATAAgggtaaaagaggcccaaaaaaaaaagtgaaaagaagttcatataccattacAAGATTTGTTGGATGTTTTGAATCCAAATTTATTGGGCAGCAAGCGCCTGAATATATTCATTCTCAATAGTGATAACACAAAATCAATGATGTTAATGGCTCCCTAATGTTTCAAGATTCATAGAAATGCAAGAAATCTACAggattttcattctataaacaTGAAATATACACAAAAAGCAAAGCCCAAAACATACCTAGTGgcaatatattaaattttaatacaCACTAGGGACATTTTAGTCATCAAGAAAGTTGTCTTTAGGTATATGGATAATTAATTTATTCTACTAAAACTGTTGTTTGTCTATATGCTTTCATTTTTAATCCATATAAAAAAGATATCTCTTTATATTTTAGTAACTCtttaatttctatcattttttataacCATAGTCCATAATATACAAATCAGATTTTATTCATCTCCACTAAATTCATGAGCTATTTACCATCTTCAATCAACAACAAATATCATGCAAATCTATTCACCAAATCTAAAACAGACGAAAAGAATTACCTATTCATTTTTGTCTGTATTAAGATTTGAACACAAAAATGTAGATTCTTGATCCATTTCATTTATCACTAGATCACattattagtttctattttatatataatatatttaagatCAGAACACTTTGATTCATTaaatatatctataattttaaaatacaatatttCAAAGTTTTACTATTTACTTTGTTAAATTTCATGCCTAATTAAAATTAGATAAGTAAGTTACTAAAATTTTGGTGCATTGGATGTGGTGCACTGAATAGGTGTTCCTCTCTTAATTAGAGCTGTTAGGTTCAAGTCCCGATTGAAAAAATTATCGGTAGAGAATACTTCCCTAAATAGGCCCTTTGCGGTGCAAATATAGATTAGTTAAGCTCTAACGTGAGTCACACACCAAATgtgaaattaaaaagaaaaaacagtaaaaaagaaaagaaaagaaatattttttttgttcccTGAAAAACCCAAATCCCAAAACCCCTCCTCATCCAGTTCTTTTTGAGTGACCTTCTTCACCTTTGAAGGTCTAAAACCCCAAGTCCCCATTATTGGGTTGTAAAGATTGTTACTTTAACCTTCTTTGTTACTATGGCTGCTCTTTCTTTCAGCTTCTTTTCTACACTTCCCAGGTTCTTTCCTcaattctttagtttttttttttgctcatatatatatatatatatatatatttgtgtgtgtgttttctggtttacttgtgaaaaaattatgATACCAGAAACAGACAAATAGGATAGTAGTTCTAAAGTTGTCACCTTTACAATTGTTTTATGTGTGGATAACTGTTCTGTTGTGCTGAAATTTGGAAATGAAGTTGAATTTCTGTGTCCATGCTTTCATATAGTTCTCCATTAGTTTGAGGCAAGTagaatttatttcattttctatGTGCTTTTCTAAAAAGGGCGCGCGGTGTGTGGGGAAGGGCCGGACCACgagggtctattgtacgcaatCTTAGTATGCAATTtggcaagaggctgtttccacagCTCGAACGTGTGACGACAACTTTACCTGTTACGCTAGGGGTTCCCTTCAATTATTTATATGATActtgttatttgtatttgtgaTTTAAATGGAGTAACATGGTCGGTGAGGATTCATGTAGCCAACTCCGACTTGTTTGGAACTGAGAGGTAGTAGTAGTTTTTGTTGTTCTATATGCTTTTGATGAGTGCACAGAGGGAAAGTGTTGGTTTTACTGCTAGAGTTGctcttttgatgactttgagggAACTAGCCAAGTGCACGGCGGGAGCCCTTTTTATTAGTGCATAATTGGAGTTCATGTGGAGAAAAACCATTAACGTATGGAGAACCAGAACACAATCAGTGTCTTTAAAGTTGCAATTTTTAAATGTGTAATCAGTCAGTATGcggagggtctatcagaaacaacctctctagtAGCTTATCTTGAAGCAGCATTCCGTATAAGTAGAGGATGAGACCCTTGCTTGTTTATCCCGGTGAGGGTTTATGAATCGCTAAAACGAGCCTTTCTAACCGCATACTtgataaggtaggggtaaggtctgcatacaatCTACCCTCCTCAGATCCCAATTGTTggattatactgggtatgttgtagtCGGTATGCAGAGAGGGTGTTTGTCGTTATTGTTATGTGGGTATTTAAAAGATTCAATATCTTTGCTTTTCGCCAGGGAGTccaaggggagccttggagtaactggtaaagttgttgccatgtgatcaagaggtcacaggttcaagccttggaaacaactccttgcagaaatgtaaggtgagactgcgtacaatagatccttgtgatCGGGCCCTTCCTCGAACCTGCACATAGTGGGAGCTTAGTGCACTAGGCTGCCCTTTTAATGTCTTTGCGCTTCACCGTGTGTCTTAAAGAGTTTCTGATCTCAAACATGAAGGAAATTTGAAGGATAATTGCTTCTGAAACTAAAATATGCTTCAAACAGGAAGAGGAAAAACTAAGATTCTATCGTTCTCTAATATGCAGGCAGCATCTGCATTGGAACTTCTACCCAAATATGAAAGTAATGCAACTTCAAGATCTTAAACTACAAAATAAATGGGTTCTTATGGCAGTCTCTAAAGAAGGAACTCCAGAGGGTATAACTGAGGAGTTATCTGAGACAGAGGTGGTTAGTGCTCGGAAAAAGACTGGCAGGACATCAAAACGAGCTCCAGTTTCGTCTAGACGAAAGAAAGTAGTTGAGACTTCGGATGATGATCGTGTGAATGATGAGGAAGCCAAAAATACGTTAGGGTCAGTTGAAGCACCCAAAAAAACCAGGGGACGAACccgaaagaaaaaagaaacagtGGAGAGTTCGTTTGGTGATTCCATATCTGATGTGGAGGGTAACGTCACTGATGAAGAAGGTGTAATAGAACCAGAATCAAGTGGGAAACCAAAGAAAACTCGACGAACCCGGAACAAAAAAGAGACATTGCTGAGCTTATTTGAGGTTTCCATGTCAGATGTTGAAGGCAATGTGACAGATGAGGAAGCCTTACCAACTTCAGGGTCAAGTGAAGAACCCTTAGAAAAACGAAAACGAACTTCAAAGAAAGGTAAAATCTCTTTATCAAAGACTTCCAAACTTCCTCATCATTTAGATCTTTTGCTCTCTTTAAATTTGGTAAGTTTAGAAGTTTAAATTGCAAATCTCTCTGTGCATAATTTTGCAGCTGCTTCTAGCTCTAGTAGCCTGGAGAAAGAACCAACTCAAAAAGTCACAAGGCGGAGGAGAAAGAAGGTTAATACTTTAGAGGATGAAGGTAGCCAGACAGAACTTAGTGATGTTGAGGAAGAGCTACATGTTGCAAATGTTGATGCCAATAGTTATGAAGAATTGGACGTCGATAAAGATGATGGAGAGGATATTAGCTTCACATATGGATGGCCACCCCTTGTGTGTTGCTTTGGCGCAGCACAGCATGCATTTGTTCCTTCAGGGAGGCCAGCCAATAGACTTGTAGACCATGAATGGCATGAAAGAATGAAAGATGCGATGTGGGATCCTGAAAAATTTATCAGGGCTCCAGGGGGATGTTCAAGTAATGTTGCTGTGGCTCTTGCGAGCTTGGGTGGCAAAGTTGCCTTCATGGGGAAACTTGGTGATGACGATTTCGGTCAGTCCTTGGTATAttttatgaacattaataaagTTCAAACACGATCAGTTCGCCTTGACAGTAAAAAAGCAACTGCCATTACACATATGAAAATAGGTAAGAGGGGGGGCTTGAGGATGACTACCACCAAACCATGTGCTGAGGATTCTTTATTGAAGTCTGAGATCAATATAGATGTCCTTAAGGAGGTGAGAATCCGAAAGAACATAGTTTTATTTGGAAATCTGAAAGGATTAATGTTCTAGTTTTCCTTTTCGTTGTGAAAGTTCCCTGACAGTTTTTTAAGGAGTTATGAATATGGAAGTCATTATTAATGCATAATCTACTGGGATTATAAAAATCTAATGttactttatttatttgaattcattttgtATGTTCTGTTAGTGCTGAAGTTGTTTCCCTTCATTCTAATTTGTCATACAGGCAAAAATGTTTTACTTCAATACATTCTCATTGCTTGACCCAAATATGAGATTAACCACATTACGAGCAACAGAGATCTCAAAGAAGCTCGGAGGGGTTGTCTTTTATGATTTAAACCTCCCATCCCCACTATGGGAATCAGGTGAAAAAGCCAAGGCATTCGTGCAACAAGCATGGAATCTTGCAGATATCATAGAGGTCACGAAACAGGAGTTAGAGTTTCTATGTGGAATAGAACCATCCGAGAGGTTCGACACCAAGGATAATGACAGGTCTAAGTTCACTCACTATCCATCGGAAGTAATTGCTCCACTTTGGCATGAAAATCTAAAGATTTTGTTCGTGACAAATGGGACTTCTAAGATTCATTATTACACCAAGGAGCATAATGGTTCTGTGCTAGGTTTGGAAGATGTGCCTCTAAGCCCTTATACTTCTGATATGTCTGCATCTGGAGATGGCATTATTGCAGGTAAAAGAATGACCACCTTGTGTATATTCATAACTCCTTTAAAAGCTTGCTCATTAGAGACGGTGGAGTCTGCTATCTGATGCTTTTGTGGCTTTTGACTAATGCATGTAATATTTATACCAATTGGTAACTTGACATCGTTGCCATGTATATTGAGATATATTTACTTAACTTTGGATCAACAGATAGCAGTAAGGTAACAACTAAACATTGATTGAAGTCATGTCACTTCTGGACACGTGGTGTTTTCCATCTGAGTTTTGGCAGGCGAACGGATATCTTTAGCTATTTAATTAGTTTCTCACTATTTCTACTC of the Capsicum annuum cultivar UCD-10X-F1 chromosome 11, UCD10Xv1.1, whole genome shotgun sequence genome contains:
- the LOC107847436 gene encoding fructokinase-like 2, chloroplastic; this encodes MAALSFSFFSTLPRQHLHWNFYPNMKVMQLQDLKLQNKWVLMAVSKEGTPEGITEELSETEVVSARKKTGRTSKRAPVSSRRKKVVETSDDDRVNDEEAKNTLGSVEAPKKTRGRTRKKKETVESSFGDSISDVEGNVTDEEGVIEPESSGKPKKTRRTRNKKETLLSLFEVSMSDVEGNVTDEEALPTSGSSEEPLEKRKRTSKKAASSSSSLEKEPTQKVTRRRRKKVNTLEDEGSQTELSDVEEELHVANVDANSYEELDVDKDDGEDISFTYGWPPLVCCFGAAQHAFVPSGRPANRLVDHEWHERMKDAMWDPEKFIRAPGGCSSNVAVALASLGGKVAFMGKLGDDDFGQSLVYFMNINKVQTRSVRLDSKKATAITHMKIGKRGGLRMTTTKPCAEDSLLKSEINIDVLKEAKMFYFNTFSLLDPNMRLTTLRATEISKKLGGVVFYDLNLPSPLWESGEKAKAFVQQAWNLADIIEVTKQELEFLCGIEPSERFDTKDNDRSKFTHYPSEVIAPLWHENLKILFVTNGTSKIHYYTKEHNGSVLGLEDVPLSPYTSDMSASGDGIIAGIIRMLTVQPHLMTDKGYLERTLKYAISCGVVDQWLQVRRLGYPPKEGMEDDVVPDDHGIKSVTEREYRTLVPVS